GTTGAGCGGGCCGCGCACCTGAAAATGCTTGCCCTTGTGGTTCAGCGTGTGCAGCTTTTCTTTGTCGTGGTAAAGCCCGTTTGCCTTGTCCAGCACCAGCGCATCTTGCTCAAAACTGTCCCACAGGCCAAAGACAACATCGACGAACTCTGAGCCGCGCTCGTAGCGTTCCGCATGGGGTGGCAGGCCCTCAAAGCCGTAATTATAGCCGGTCTCGTCATGGTCAGAGGTCACCACATTCCAGCAGGCGCGGCCACCGCTTAAATGATCAATGGAGGCGAAAATCCGGGCAATGTTAAACGGCTCGTAATAGCTGGTGGAGGCGGTGGCAACAAAGCCGAGCTTTTCCGTCAGCACGGACAGCGCCGAAATCAGCGATAGCGGCTCAAACCGGTTCATCTTGGTGGGTGAGCGCGCCAGCGCATCGGCATCGCCAATGGCGGCGGCGGGAGAATCGGCCAGGAACATGAAGTCGAATTTCGCCGCTTCCGAGATTTTCGCCACGTTCAGCAGGTGATCAATCTTGTTGGCCCCATTCACATCGGTATCCGGGTGCCGCCACGCTGCCGGGTTGAAACCGAAAGTGTAGACGAAGGTTCCAAGTTTCAATGTGTCGGTGCGGGCCATGGTGATCTCTTCTCTTTGATCAGGCAGGAGTGGAAAGGCGTTGCGATGGGGTAAAACGGGCGGTAACGGCATGGCTGGCACCCGGATAGGTCAGGCGCACTTGGGTGACTGTTTCATCCAGCCGCCATGTTTGGCGCTCCACCACCAGAACCGGGGTGTTGGCAGCAATATCCAAGGTTTTAGCCGCCGCCTCATTGGCGGCTTCGGCAGCAATACGGTGTTCGGCGGCATTCCATGGAATGTGCGTCAAAAGCCACGGACCGGGAGCCAGATCGGCAAAATCAGCATTCGCTGCCTGCGGCACCACGCCCAGGTTGATGATACGTTCTTCAAGGCAGAAAGGACTATCATCAGCATAATGCAGACAGGCGAGGGTCAGCAGCTTGCGGCGCGGTGCGAGAGACAGGTTTTCACACTCTGCCTTGGTCGGAGGGCGGATGGTTCGCGACAGAATGCGGTGATGGTAGGTCTTCTCTAACGAGATGACCTCATCACGGATGTCGTAAATTTCCAGAATGGCGCTTTGCGAGTTCTGCGGCATGACGATGCTGCCGGTTTTGCGCTTGCGCAGCACAAGGCCAGCGCGAGCAAGCTGGGTCAGCACCTTGTTGACGGTCATGCGTGAGCAGGCATATGTCTCGGCCAGCACTTGCTCGGACGGAATTTTATAACCCGGCGGCCATCGGCTTGAGAGAATATTGCTCTCAATGTCATCCAGAATACGCTGGTGCAGCGATTTGCTGCGTGTGTCTATCTCTTCAGTCATCATGCCAGCATCGATGCGCCGCGATCCAGATAGGTATCAAGGAATTGTTCCAATCGGGGATGGCGCGGCTTGGCAAAAACATCCGATGGCGCGCCGGTAAACAGCAATTTTCCCTGGTCGAGAAAGCTGATCTGCTGGCCAACCGTGGCGGCAAAGCCGATTTCGTGGGACACGACCACCATGGTCATGCCCTCGGCTGCCAGATCGCGCATCACGTTGAGCACTTCGCCGGTTAATTCCGGGTCGAGCGCCGAGGTTGGCTCATCAAACAGCATGATTTTCGGTTGCAAGGCGAGGGCGCGGGCAATGGCCACGCGCTGTTGCTGTCCGCCGGACAGCTGCGACGGGTAGTGGCCTGCGCGGTTTTCCAGCCCCACTTTTTTCAGCTGCGCCATGGCGCGGTCTTCCGCCTCA
This region of Agrobacterium vitis genomic DNA includes:
- the hutC gene encoding histidine utilization repressor, with the protein product MMTEEIDTRSKSLHQRILDDIESNILSSRWPPGYKIPSEQVLAETYACSRMTVNKVLTQLARAGLVLRKRKTGSIVMPQNSQSAILEIYDIRDEVISLEKTYHHRILSRTIRPPTKAECENLSLAPRRKLLTLACLHYADDSPFCLEERIINLGVVPQAANADFADLAPGPWLLTHIPWNAAEHRIAAEAANEAAAKTLDIAANTPVLVVERQTWRLDETVTQVRLTYPGASHAVTARFTPSQRLSTPA
- a CDS encoding amino acid ABC transporter ATP-binding protein: MTLPAISVSKLVKRFGTNTVLNDINLEIPEGKVSCLIGPSGSGKSTLLRCMAFLEEASEGMITVSGEALGYFEKPDGQRERLPAAQIRAVRSKIGMVFQQFNLWPHMTALGNVSEALKTVHKVPKREAEDRAMAQLKKVGLENRAGHYPSQLSGGQQQRVAIARALALQPKIMLFDEPTSALDPELTGEVLNVMRDLAAEGMTMVVVSHEIGFAATVGQQISFLDQGKLLFTGAPSDVFAKPRHPRLEQFLDTYLDRGASMLA